The following DNA comes from Kaistia sp. 32K.
CGGCCATCGCCTCGCTGGGGCAGGGCGGACACGGCTATCTCGGCAATCGGGCCAAGGGGCTCGACCTGGCTTTGCGGTTGTCGAAGACGGGCCTCAAGGCCTATTGGCTGCCGGCGGTGCGATTGCTCGGGGCTGAAGCGCCGGTGGATCGCCTCAACGCGTGGGAGGCGCATGCCCGCAACATTGATCGGGCGGTGCTCGATGCCCGCTGGTCCGACACGATTGCCGCGATGACGCAGGCGGTGGCGGCATGAACGACGAACTCCGCGTCCTGGTTGTCAGCCACGGCCATCCGAGCCTCTCGCTCGGAGGGGCCGAAATCGCCTCGCACAATCTGCATAAGGGACTGAACGCGCTGGCCGGCCTCCGCTCGGTCTATCTGGCCCGGGTCGGCGCCCCGACGCCGCGCCATGCCGGAACGGCGCTGATGAGCCTGCGCCAGAGCGCATCCGACATCCTGTTCCACAGCGACGACTACGACCACTTCTTCCTGTCGAACCGCAACACCGACGACATCCGGCGCGATCTGGTGCGGTTCGTCCGGGATCTGCAGCCGCATGTCGTGCATTTCCATCACGTCCTCGGCCTCGGGTTGGAAGCGCTCTATGCCGTGCGGGAGGCGCTGCCGGACGCCGCCATCGTGGTGACGTTCCATGAGTTCCTGTCGATCTGCCACCACCACGGGCAGATGGTGAAGACCAAGGGCGCGCAGCTCTGCCGCCGGGCGTCGCCGACCGATTGCCACGCCTGTTTCCCGGACATCGCGCCGGCGCGCTTCCTGAAGCGCGAGCGTTTCGTGCGGTCGATGCTGGAGCTTGCCGACGCCTATGTGTCGCCGAGCGCCTTCCTGGCCCAGCGCTACGCCGCCTGGGGGCTGTCGGCCGATCGCCTGTTTGTCATCGAGAATGGCCTGGCCGTCAGCGAGCCGGCGCCGCCGCGCGCCCTGCCGGGCACCGAACAGCGCCGCAGCCGCTTCGCCTATTTCGGCCAGATGACGCCGTTCAAGGGCGTCGACGTGCTGATCGACGCGGTCGCCCGCGTGCCGGAGCGCATCTGGGGTGAGGATTCGCGGCTGATGATCTTCGGCGCCAATCTCGAATTCCAGCCGCCCGAGTTCCAGGCGCGCATGAAGAAACTGATCGAGGACGCGGGAAGCCGTGTCCGCTTCTACGGCTCGTACCAGAACAGCGAGATGCCCGAACTGATGCAGACGGTCGATTGGGTCGTCGTACCCTCGATCTGGTGGGAGAATTCACCGGTCGTGATCGAGGAAGCCCTGTTCCACGGCCGGCCGCTTCTCTGCAGCAATATCGGCGGCATGGCCGAAAAGGTCCGCAACGGCACGGACGGACTGCATTTCAGGGTCGGCAGCCCCGAGGATCTGGCCGACCGCTTCGTCGAGGTGCTTTCCGACGGCTCGATGTGGGAGGGGCTGCGCCAGACCATGCGGCGGCCCATCGGCCATGTCGACAGCGCCGAGCAGCACCTGGCCCTCTATCGCGCCATTCTCGGCCGTCATCACGCCGCGGCCGAGGGCCCGGCCGAACACCACGAACTCGCGTAACGATTTGCGCGCAAGCGGCCCGCTAAGGGCGGCATCCCTGGGGGGAAAAGGAGACCGGTATGGCACGTTTGCTGGTGATGATTCCGTCAGGCGAAATTTACGACCATGATTGCGTGCGCTGGTACCAGTACCAGAACATCCAGCGCTCGATCGACAACTACCACAACATCGGCGACGCCTTCGTCTTCGACTCCTCTCTGAAGCTGCTTAACTTCGAGAAGGTCGGCGTGCTCGAGATCAACAATCCCGACTGGGATTCGCTCGATCGCCTGCGGGAAGAATACGACTACGTCATGCTGCGTGGTTCGAACTACGTGCATGGCGAGATGCAGTGGCACGACACCGCCGCCGTGCTCCGGAAGCTCGGCCTGCCAGTGCTCGCCTTCGGCATCGGCGCGCAGGCGCCCGTCCGGGGAAAGCTGGAGCTGACGGAGCAGACGCGCGACGTGCTGCGGGCGATGTCGGAACTAAGCACGTCGATCGGCGTGCGCGGCGCCTATTCGGCGCAGGTTCTGGGCGATCTCGGCATCGACAATGTCCGCATCATTGGCTGCCCGACGGCCTTCCGCCGGCTGGACCCGAACCTGCGTATCACGCTGTCGCCGCTCGCCGAGGTCGAAAAGGTCGGCCTGACGATCCGGCGCGAGGTTTCGCCCACCTACGCG
Coding sequences within:
- a CDS encoding glycosyltransferase family 4 protein, with the translated sequence MNDELRVLVVSHGHPSLSLGGAEIASHNLHKGLNALAGLRSVYLARVGAPTPRHAGTALMSLRQSASDILFHSDDYDHFFLSNRNTDDIRRDLVRFVRDLQPHVVHFHHVLGLGLEALYAVREALPDAAIVVTFHEFLSICHHHGQMVKTKGAQLCRRASPTDCHACFPDIAPARFLKRERFVRSMLELADAYVSPSAFLAQRYAAWGLSADRLFVIENGLAVSEPAPPRALPGTEQRRSRFAYFGQMTPFKGVDVLIDAVARVPERIWGEDSRLMIFGANLEFQPPEFQARMKKLIEDAGSRVRFYGSYQNSEMPELMQTVDWVVVPSIWWENSPVVIEEALFHGRPLLCSNIGGMAEKVRNGTDGLHFRVGSPEDLADRFVEVLSDGSMWEGLRQTMRRPIGHVDSAEQHLALYRAILGRHHAAAEGPAEHHELA
- a CDS encoding polysaccharide pyruvyl transferase family protein; this translates as MARLLVMIPSGEIYDHDCVRWYQYQNIQRSIDNYHNIGDAFVFDSSLKLLNFEKVGVLEINNPDWDSLDRLREEYDYVMLRGSNYVHGEMQWHDTAAVLRKLGLPVLAFGIGAQAPVRGKLELTEQTRDVLRAMSELSTSIGVRGAYSAQVLGDLGIDNVRIIGCPTAFRRLDPNLRITLSPLAEVEKVGLTIRREVSPTYAQDIQRYLNFHRDLVKTLANRFDTTLMAQGEVEEKKIVLGTDEQKEEAIAALRANGWAANWYFDDGMEKLYRERLFYSDVVADYEALVQRLDLVLGYRLHGNLMALANGVPSIYFTYDSRTAEFAETYRIPSYDVFSDEAFVLEDYWDQGRFDAFNAAWRDVYDETRVFLLENNVDTKLAPRVGAAEPADMRKVA